The Flavobacterium sp. K5-23 genome segment CAGTTGGACAAGGTCTTGTAAAATCATAAATATCGTCTTCAACGGGATTTGCGTCACCAACCCCAACGGTAATCATATCTTCATAAATTTTAGTTTCGGGGTTGAATTTAGTACCCACAATCATCAATTTCTCGACATTGTTATCATCCACACCTATATAAGCTCTTACAGCATCAACGCCTTCAGCCAATACCTCCAACAAATCAACTTTGGGAATCAAAAAAGCATTCAAATTATGATGTTTATTGTAATTCCCTTCTTTTTTCTTCCAACGTTTAGCCCATTTTTGAGCTGTTTCTAGAGAAATGGCATTAACACTATTTTTCACTCTTTGTATATTGTTTTCTTCTGTGGTTTCTTTGTGCATAATTATTCAGGTTTTGGTTATATAAATTTTTCTGCAAATTATAAATATAAAGTATGCCAAGTTACTGTTTTATTTTATGTTTTAAGAAGAAAAATAAAGTCCCTAATAAAAACAAAAACCTATGATAATAGCATAATTACAATACAGTAAGCATAAATTCCACTTAGTTATCATATTAATATTATCAACAATAAAATATATTAGAAGATTTTTCAGGCAAAAAAACAAATAATCAATTCAACAACACATTCTGGAACTGATATCCACTCAAACTTCACTTTCAAATCTTCAAAACACCATTAAATACAGCCATAAAAAAATCCGCTATAAAAGCGGATTTCAAAATCATTTATTAGAAAGGCATATCACTGTCGTCCTCTTCATCATTAAAATTACTTCCAAAAGCTTCATGAGCTGAAGGAAGATTTTTAGTTATGAATGGATTATCATCCTGATTCATAGAAGAAGGTAAATCATCATAATTACCACTAAAATCATCTAGATTGTCAAATTTACCCAGATGACCAATGAATTTCAAACGTACGTTTTCAATACCACCATTACGGTGTTTTGCTATCATTATTTCCGCTTGTCCTGCAGTAGGAGAAGCTTCGTCATCATCCCATTCATCAATCTTATAATATTCTGGACGATATAAAAAGGATACAATATCTGCATCTTGCTCAATCGCACCCGATTCACGAAGGTCAGAAAGTAAAGGTCTTTTACTCGATCCACGTGTTTCAACAGCACGCGATAACTGAGAAAGCGCTATTACGGGAACGTTCAATTCCTTTGCCAGGGCTTTCAAATTTCGAGAGATAGTAGAAATTTCCTGTTCACGGTTTCCTCCCCCTTTTCCATTACCACCGGCAGTCATCAACTGCAAATAATCAATAATAATAATTTTAATTCCGTGTTGCGAAACTAAACGACGACACTTAGCCCTTAAATCAAAAATTGAAAGTGATGGAGTATCATCAATAAAAAGTGGTGCTTTTTCTAAGTTTTTAACTTTAGTACTCAACATTGTCCACTCGTGTGGCTCTAGTTTTCCTGTTCTTAATTTTTCTGAAGACAATCCTGTTTCAGACGATATTAAACGGGTAATTAATTGGACTGAAGCCATCTCTAAAGAGAATAAAGCAACAGGATGTCCAAAATCAATCGCAATGTTTCTAGCCATAGAAAGTACGAATGCCGTTTTTCCCATCGCTGGTCTCGCTGCAATGATAATTAAATCACTTGGTTGCCAACCAGAAGTAAGCTTATCCAAAAGAGTAAATCCAGTTTCTACACCACTCAGTCCTTCTTGCTTGCTAATTTCTTCAATTCTCTTTTTGGCTTGCAATACTAAACTTTGGGCTGTTTCAGAACTTCTCTTAATATTCCCTTGAGTAACCTCGTATAATTTAGATTCCGCTTGATCTAATAAATCAAACACATCAGTTGTTTCGTCATAAGAAGCTTCAATAATCTCAGATGAAATACGAATCAAACTTCTTTGAATAAATTTTTGAAGAATTATTCTAGAGTGAAATTCGATATGAGCAGAAGAGGAAACCTTTTGAGTCAATTGAATTAAATAAAAATCTCCACCTGCAATTTCCAGTTTTCCGTTTTTTCTTAACTGAGCTGAAACCGTTAATAAATCAATAGGCTGTGTTTCAGTAAAAAGTTCTACAATGGCTTCAAAAATATATTTATGCCCATCTTTATAAAAAGCATCTGCTTGTAAAATATCAATTACATCATCGACCCCTTTTTTATCAATCATCATTGCTCCAAGAACCGCCTCTTCTAATTCTAAAACCTGAGGAGGTAACTTACCCTTTTCCAGGCTTATAATAGTAGATTTGTCGACCTTAAAAGGACTAATGTTTTTGAAGTTTTCCATAAAGCGAAAGTAACATAAAATTAAAAAAAAACACTATTGAGTTATTACTAAAAAATGTTTATAAGTAGTAAGCTTTTGTTTATAAGCCAAAAAAAATCCGAAACTGTAAGGCTTCGGATTTATATAATAAAAGTAAGAATTTACTCTTTGAATTCTCCCATATTACTGTATTTATCCATTCTTTGAGCGACTAAATCTTTTGTTGATAAGTCTTTCAATTCATTGAACCCTTTCATAATATACTCCTTAACAGTTTCAAAAGTGGTTTCTCTATCGTAATGAGCTCCCCCTAATGGTTCAGGTATAATGTCATCAACTAATTTTTGTCTTTTCATATCAGCTGAAGTCAGTTTTAAAGCATCGGCTGCTTGCTCTTTAAAATCCCAACTTTTCCATAAAATTGAAGAACAAGATTCAGGTGAAATTACAGAATACCAAGTGTTTTCTAACATGTATACTTTATCTCCCACACCTATTCCTAATGCACCACCTGAAGCACCTTCACCTACAATGATAGAAATAATAGGCACTTTAAGCAAAGTCATTTCAAATATGTTCCTTGCAATAGCTTCACCTTGTCCGCGTTCTTCTGCTTCAAGTCCAGG includes the following:
- the dnaB gene encoding replicative DNA helicase, whose amino-acid sequence is MENFKNISPFKVDKSTIISLEKGKLPPQVLELEEAVLGAMMIDKKGVDDVIDILQADAFYKDGHKYIFEAIVELFTETQPIDLLTVSAQLRKNGKLEIAGGDFYLIQLTQKVSSSAHIEFHSRIILQKFIQRSLIRISSEIIEASYDETTDVFDLLDQAESKLYEVTQGNIKRSSETAQSLVLQAKKRIEEISKQEGLSGVETGFTLLDKLTSGWQPSDLIIIAARPAMGKTAFVLSMARNIAIDFGHPVALFSLEMASVQLITRLISSETGLSSEKLRTGKLEPHEWTMLSTKVKNLEKAPLFIDDTPSLSIFDLRAKCRRLVSQHGIKIIIIDYLQLMTAGGNGKGGGNREQEISTISRNLKALAKELNVPVIALSQLSRAVETRGSSKRPLLSDLRESGAIEQDADIVSFLYRPEYYKIDEWDDDEASPTAGQAEIMIAKHRNGGIENVRLKFIGHLGKFDNLDDFSGNYDDLPSSMNQDDNPFITKNLPSAHEAFGSNFNDEEDDSDMPF